In bacterium, a single window of DNA contains:
- a CDS encoding uracil-DNA glycosylase, translating into MTVQINPENKKILESASRVLSQLGEWGVDVVPIGLKTAEKLKTSPVLAAQPVIVSGDKQEALQGVRDTIGDCKRCKLCEKRTHIVFGSGNPEAELMFVGEGPGADEDEQGLPFVGKAGQLLTKMIEAMGIKREDVYIANIVKCRPPGNRNPEPDEIVQCSPFLKQQIEIIKPKVIVCLGKFAAQTLLQTEIPITKLRGDFRDFMGIQFMPTYHPAFLLRNPDMKKFVWEDLKKVMILLGLKPSKCEA; encoded by the coding sequence ATGACGGTGCAAATCAACCCAGAAAATAAGAAAATACTAGAATCGGCAAGCCGGGTGCTAAGTCAACTTGGCGAGTGGGGGGTGGATGTGGTGCCTATAGGTTTAAAAACAGCAGAAAAATTAAAGACATCGCCAGTTTTAGCGGCTCAGCCCGTGATTGTGTCTGGTGATAAGCAAGAAGCTCTTCAAGGTGTACGGGATACAATTGGCGATTGTAAGCGCTGTAAACTTTGCGAAAAACGGACCCATATCGTTTTTGGAAGCGGTAATCCGGAGGCTGAATTGATGTTTGTAGGCGAGGGGCCCGGGGCGGATGAGGATGAACAGGGGCTTCCGTTTGTGGGGAAAGCAGGGCAGCTTTTAACCAAGATGATTGAGGCGATGGGTATTAAAAGAGAAGATGTGTATATCGCCAATATCGTCAAATGCCGTCCCCCCGGTAATCGTAACCCCGAACCCGATGAAATAGTGCAGTGCAGCCCTTTTCTTAAACAACAAATTGAAATTATTAAGCCTAAGGTTATAGTTTGTTTAGGGAAATTTGCAGCTCAAACCTTGCTCCAAACCGAGATTCCTATCACTAAATTGCGGGGGGATTTTCGTGATTTTATGGGTATTCAGTTTATGCCCACCTATCATCCAGCCTTTCTCTTGCGTAATCCCGACATGAAGAAATTTGTGTGGGAAGATCTTAAAAAAGTGATGATTTTACTGGGTCTTAAACCCTCTAAGTGTGAGGCTTAA
- a CDS encoding transporter encodes MWYWRVLALVLLVFVASPVLATTNRFSLTKNSATLGHDGFFSTMGSQPLYQNEITFNSSFDYSSKPLQLNSSGSHYQGVVDHLLVQRLGVGYAPLDWLQIDIGMPLVLLNQFTQPASPTAQSNQTEVGDLTINGHLRLLPRDQYRVGVSLIPTITVPIGNENHFIADTSVHGGLLVSTDIDITEKLYTAFNFGFSFNEKVNFVDFVRDDQWLMNAGLSYRFTNDFEVISELNSTTALSSPFTSQRNTTLELSAGVRYTFKKSGITAHAGAGVPLVQTVGAPSYRIFAGISYTGSLSKTKQARNKSKVKERDLIDHSQDPREVGRSPLSEPIANAATP; translated from the coding sequence ATGTGGTATTGGCGGGTTTTAGCCCTCGTTCTATTGGTGTTTGTTGCCTCTCCGGTTTTAGCGACAACTAACCGCTTTTCGCTCACCAAGAATTCGGCCACTTTGGGACATGATGGTTTTTTCTCTACCATGGGTTCTCAACCCTTATATCAAAACGAAATCACCTTTAATTCATCCTTCGATTATTCTTCCAAACCCTTACAGCTCAATAGCTCTGGTAGTCATTATCAGGGTGTAGTTGATCATCTTTTGGTGCAGCGTTTGGGGGTAGGTTATGCGCCGCTAGATTGGTTACAAATTGATATTGGTATGCCGCTTGTTCTTCTTAATCAATTTACTCAACCAGCGAGCCCCACTGCGCAGAGTAATCAAACCGAAGTAGGCGATTTAACCATAAACGGCCATTTGCGTTTATTGCCGCGTGATCAATATCGCGTGGGAGTTAGTTTAATTCCTACCATTACGGTTCCTATTGGTAATGAAAATCACTTCATAGCCGATACCAGTGTGCATGGTGGGCTTTTAGTAAGCACCGATATAGATATTACCGAAAAACTATATACCGCCTTTAACTTTGGTTTTTCATTTAATGAAAAGGTAAATTTTGTGGATTTTGTACGTGATGATCAATGGCTGATGAATGCGGGATTATCGTACCGTTTTACAAACGATTTTGAAGTGATAAGTGAACTTAATTCCACAACGGCGTTGTCTTCTCCTTTTACAAGCCAAAGAAACACAACCCTAGAATTAAGTGCGGGTGTTCGTTACACTTTTAAAAAATCGGGAATTACAGCCCATGCGGGTGCCGGTGTGCCATTAGTACAAACAGTTGGAGCTCCTTCTTATCGTATTTTTGCGGGTATCTCATATACAGGTAGTCTTTCTAAAACTAAACAGGCTAGAAACAAAAGTAAGGTAAAGGAGCGCGATTTAATAGATCACTCACAGGATCCGCGAGAGGTAGGTAGGAGCCCATTAAGCGAGCCTATTGCCAATGCGGCTACCCCCTAG
- the speA gene encoding biosynthetic arginine decarboxylase, with protein sequence MTKDLKLVKDWSIAKASEYYNIDGWGAGYFGANDKGHLCIHPYGKTGPVIDIMDVIDEIHDKNLNLPCIVRFQDILRSRVEFLNQSFSKALQEANYSGKYFGVYPIKVNQMREVVEEIVDAGNKYNYGLEAGSKGELITVLACNNNPNSLTICNGYKDEEFMRLAMLGRKVGRKVIVVIEKLSELPMLLEIAEAMQVEPMIGIRAKLSTKGAGKWVSSSGDFAKFGLTAPEMIEALQFLKHKQMEHCLKLFHFHVGSQLTEIRTVKEAVREGARFYAKLVKMGFPVEYFDVGGGLGVDYEGSNTNSVSSMNYTIDEYVADIIHNLQEVCKDEDVTQPNIVSESGRAVVAHHSCIIMPIFGNIHLGDHDDDIFHESEDSDIVRQMKEIVGQVTAKNMQEAFHDAAAKKEEALSLFKLGFLSLEDRAKVEALYWKLLRQIVVMNAGKKRIPKDLVNLESLLSDQYLANFSLFQTAPDHWAFDQLFPIVPLHRLDEAPNLEATIADITCDSDGKIDQFVDPGTPKPNLALHSLKDNEPYYIGMFLLGAYQDIMGDMHNLFGRVHEVHVFCDDEDPEDFYLEEVIPGDTVADVLERLQYYPKEMMKDVKKEVDEKVRAGAIKPKDGVALVDFYEAMMNSYTYLSKSKVSLPTAENLVPNGQNSGSKQAG encoded by the coding sequence ATGACCAAAGACTTAAAGCTCGTTAAAGACTGGAGCATTGCTAAAGCTAGTGAGTACTACAATATTGATGGCTGGGGTGCCGGTTATTTTGGAGCTAACGACAAAGGTCATCTCTGCATTCATCCTTACGGAAAAACAGGTCCTGTCATCGACATTATGGATGTGATCGATGAAATCCACGATAAAAATTTAAATTTGCCCTGCATTGTCCGCTTTCAAGATATTTTGCGTTCGCGTGTTGAGTTTTTAAATCAATCATTTTCAAAAGCTCTTCAAGAAGCAAACTACTCCGGTAAATATTTTGGTGTGTATCCTATTAAAGTAAATCAGATGCGCGAAGTGGTGGAAGAAATTGTGGATGCCGGCAATAAGTATAATTATGGACTTGAAGCGGGTTCTAAAGGTGAGCTTATTACCGTTTTAGCTTGTAACAATAATCCCAACTCATTGACAATTTGTAATGGATATAAAGACGAAGAATTCATGAGGCTTGCCATGTTGGGGCGCAAGGTTGGGCGCAAGGTTATTGTAGTTATCGAAAAGTTGTCCGAGCTTCCGATGTTGCTAGAAATTGCCGAAGCTATGCAAGTAGAACCTATGATTGGTATTCGCGCTAAACTCAGTACCAAAGGTGCCGGTAAATGGGTGTCGTCCAGCGGTGATTTTGCAAAATTTGGTTTAACCGCCCCTGAAATGATTGAAGCACTCCAATTTTTAAAACATAAACAAATGGAGCATTGTCTTAAATTATTCCACTTTCATGTGGGGAGTCAGCTTACCGAAATTCGTACGGTAAAAGAGGCTGTGCGTGAAGGGGCGCGTTTTTACGCCAAGCTTGTGAAGATGGGATTTCCGGTTGAATATTTTGATGTGGGTGGCGGTTTGGGTGTGGATTACGAGGGCAGTAATACGAATTCGGTTTCATCCATGAACTATACAATTGATGAATACGTGGCCGACATTATTCATAACCTACAAGAAGTTTGCAAAGACGAAGATGTGACTCAGCCCAATATTGTATCGGAATCGGGGCGTGCTGTTGTGGCGCATCACTCGTGTATTATTATGCCCATTTTTGGCAATATTCATTTAGGCGATCACGATGATGATATTTTTCATGAAAGTGAAGATTCCGATATTGTGCGCCAAATGAAGGAAATTGTGGGGCAGGTGACTGCTAAAAACATGCAGGAAGCTTTCCATGATGCCGCTGCCAAAAAAGAAGAAGCGTTGTCGTTATTTAAGCTAGGTTTTTTAAGTTTGGAAGATAGAGCAAAAGTAGAAGCCTTGTATTGGAAGCTTTTACGCCAGATTGTGGTGATGAATGCCGGAAAAAAACGTATTCCCAAAGATTTGGTGAATCTGGAAAGCCTGCTGTCCGATCAGTACCTTGCAAATTTTTCATTATTTCAAACAGCTCCCGATCATTGGGCTTTTGATCAACTTTTCCCAATTGTTCCACTGCATCGTTTGGATGAGGCCCCCAATTTAGAAGCCACTATTGCTGATATCACCTGTGATAGTGACGGCAAGATTGATCAATTCGTAGATCCAGGAACTCCTAAACCCAATTTGGCTTTACATAGCCTTAAAGATAACGAGCCTTATTATATAGGCATGTTTTTGTTAGGTGCTTATCAGGATATCATGGGTGACATGCATAATCTTTTTGGTCGTGTTCACGAGGTGCATGTATTTTGTGATGATGAGGATCCTGAAGATTTTTATTTGGAAGAGGTAATACCTGGCGATACAGTTGCCGATGTGTTGGAGCGCTTGCAGTATTATCCCAAAGAAATGATGAAGGATGTAAAAAAGGAAGTAGATGAAAAGGTACGTGCAGGTGCTATTAAACCCAAAGACGGTGTTGCTCTTGTTGATTTTTATGAAGCCATGATGAATAGTTATACCTACCTTAGTAAAAGCAAAGTTTCGCTTCCAACGGCCGAAAACCTGGTGCCCAACGGGCAAAATAGTGGTTCTAAGCAGGCCGGTTAA
- a CDS encoding adenine phosphoribosyltransferase: MEELKKIIRDVPDFPKPGIMFKDVTPLLMNPEAFKKVTQIFTDKFSGEKITKVLGIDARGFIFGAPVALNLNVGFVPVRKAGKLPWTKISEEYVLEYGKDKLEIHADAVQPGDRVVIIDDLLATGGTAGAVANMVQKLKAQVVSVAFVVELGFLEGRKKLNDWNIFSIINY; the protein is encoded by the coding sequence ATGGAAGAACTAAAAAAAATAATCCGCGATGTACCCGACTTTCCTAAACCGGGTATTATGTTTAAAGATGTCACGCCGCTACTCATGAATCCGGAGGCCTTTAAAAAAGTTACTCAAATTTTTACCGATAAATTTTCTGGCGAAAAGATTACCAAGGTATTGGGTATAGATGCGCGAGGGTTTATATTTGGTGCTCCCGTTGCTCTTAATCTGAATGTGGGTTTTGTTCCGGTACGTAAAGCAGGCAAACTTCCCTGGACAAAAATCTCTGAAGAGTATGTTTTAGAATACGGCAAAGACAAACTCGAAATACATGCCGATGCCGTGCAGCCGGGCGATCGCGTGGTAATAATAGATGACCTCTTAGCCACTGGTGGCACCGCCGGTGCTGTTGCCAACATGGTTCAAAAGCTTAAAGCCCAAGTGGTATCAGTAGCTTTTGTGGTAGAACTCGGATTTTTGGAAGGCCGAAAAAAGCTTAATGACTGGAATATTTTTTCAATAATTAACTATTAA
- the surE gene encoding 5'/3'-nucleotidase SurE, translating into MLILVSNDDGIDSPGLKKLASELKKIKKARVVVVAPSKEQSATSHSLTLHRPLRIEQHGKDEYAVTGTPTDAVMLGVHKILKKKPDVVVSGINRGANLGEDVHYSGTVAAAVEGAIMGVPAIAVSLVGIENFNFGPAATFAKKLTQQVLKKGLPKGTVLNVNVPNLAASKIKGYKITRLGKHSYGDVIVKNVDPRGKPYYWIGGNPFKFEKIKQSDCEAFDDGKISVTPLSVDMTYYDLMDELNSWEL; encoded by the coding sequence TTGTTAATTTTAGTTTCCAACGATGACGGTATCGATTCTCCTGGGCTTAAAAAGCTGGCCAGTGAGCTTAAAAAAATTAAAAAAGCTCGTGTTGTTGTTGTTGCGCCCAGTAAAGAGCAATCGGCTACCTCCCATTCACTTACACTTCATCGCCCTTTACGTATTGAGCAACATGGTAAAGATGAATATGCAGTTACAGGAACTCCAACCGATGCTGTGATGTTGGGTGTACATAAAATTTTAAAGAAAAAACCGGATGTAGTAGTGAGTGGTATTAACCGAGGGGCTAATTTGGGAGAAGATGTTCATTATTCCGGCACCGTAGCGGCAGCTGTTGAAGGTGCTATTATGGGAGTTCCGGCTATTGCCGTTTCACTTGTTGGGATTGAAAATTTTAATTTTGGCCCGGCGGCAACATTTGCTAAAAAATTAACTCAGCAGGTTCTTAAAAAGGGGCTCCCCAAAGGAACTGTTTTAAATGTGAATGTTCCCAACCTTGCTGCGTCCAAAATAAAAGGGTATAAGATTACACGCCTTGGAAAACATAGTTATGGTGATGTGATTGTAAAAAACGTGGATCCGCGCGGGAAACCATATTATTGGATTGGTGGTAACCCGTTTAAGTTTGAAAAAATTAAACAGTCCGATTGTGAAGCGTTTGACGATGGTAAAATTTCGGTAACGCCGCTGTCGGTAGATATGACGTATTACGATTTAATGGATGAACTAAACTCATGGGAATTATAA
- a CDS encoding protein-L-isoaspartate(D-aspartate) O-methyltransferase: MGIIINNDYSDHFVKARTRMVDMQLKSRDITDSHVLKVMSLLPRHLFVDEALAEQAYSDAPLAIGEGQTISQPYIVAKMTQELHLTGQERVLEIGTGCGYQTAVLALLTRQVCTIERIKNLALKARRHLINLNLKNIVLRIGDGSKGWIEKAPYDAIIIAAGSPEIPKPLLNQLTDGGRMILPVGSEENQILVKIVRDGDRFKTYNLGDCRFVKLVGRHGWHRVKRAGDQFQKKSRVE; this comes from the coding sequence ATGGGAATTATAATTAACAACGATTATTCCGATCATTTTGTAAAAGCGCGTACACGCATGGTGGATATGCAACTTAAATCCCGTGATATTACCGATAGCCATGTTTTAAAAGTCATGAGTTTATTGCCTCGTCATCTGTTTGTGGATGAGGCGTTGGCCGAACAAGCTTATAGCGATGCGCCTCTTGCTATTGGTGAGGGACAAACTATCTCACAACCCTATATTGTGGCTAAAATGACTCAGGAGCTGCATTTAACCGGGCAAGAAAGAGTGTTGGAAATTGGTACAGGCTGTGGCTATCAAACAGCTGTGTTGGCACTTTTAACCCGTCAGGTATGCACCATAGAACGTATTAAAAATTTGGCCTTAAAAGCCCGTCGGCATCTCATTAATCTTAATCTTAAAAATATTGTGCTGCGTATTGGTGATGGTTCTAAAGGTTGGATTGAAAAAGCACCTTATGATGCCATTATTATTGCAGCCGGTTCTCCTGAAATTCCCAAGCCACTTCTTAATCAATTGACCGATGGTGGAAGAATGATTTTACCCGTGGGAAGCGAAGAAAATCAAATCTTAGTAAAAATTGTGCGCGACGGTGATCGCTTTAAAACTTATAATTTAGGTGATTGTCGTTTTGTAAAACTGGTAGGGCGTCATGGGTGGCATCGTGTTAAAAGAGCGGGTGACCAGTTTCAAAAGAAATCGAGGGTGGAATGA
- a CDS encoding endonuclease/exonuclease/phosphatase family protein, protein MAHESLLRHHLNPIFPQLALHHSTSSILASPEYVAHETEIKAMTNGIEYGFYAPVNAPKNFYRMTAWNLERGIMMDEQIDVLKNHPILKNSDVLFLTETDIGMARTHNRNVARDMAQALGMNYFFATSYLNLCKGNSIEDAEGDNELGLHGNALLSRYPISNMRIVPLFNCKDKMRGKEKRLGCQKGLVADIEFPQQTVTVAVAHLDAHSSQKQRAGQMELILKTLENNPYPVLVGGDLNTSTYDSSHAFYAFCGFWDKVFRGVRYIIEDHYPYPDRFYEKPLFDVFTGLGYDYKNFNALGVGTLHYTVDHIDKNKLIQEVVPGWCRRIMEETLRRNGGKVSLKLDWFAAKGLKIAPVGVEGAEPPMVIGGLKAGGEFLSDHDPIVVDIRL, encoded by the coding sequence GTGGCTCACGAATCTTTATTAAGGCATCATCTTAATCCAATTTTTCCCCAATTGGCCTTGCATCATTCTACCTCTTCCATATTAGCTTCGCCCGAATATGTGGCGCATGAAACCGAAATTAAAGCCATGACCAATGGTATAGAATATGGTTTTTATGCACCTGTAAATGCCCCAAAAAATTTTTACAGGATGACCGCCTGGAACCTGGAACGTGGTATTATGATGGATGAGCAGATAGACGTTCTTAAAAATCATCCCATTTTAAAAAACTCGGATGTGTTGTTTTTAACGGAAACCGATATTGGTATGGCTCGTACGCATAATCGTAATGTAGCCCGCGACATGGCTCAAGCGTTGGGGATGAACTATTTTTTTGCAACTTCGTATCTCAATTTGTGCAAAGGCAATTCAATTGAAGATGCAGAAGGAGATAACGAATTGGGTTTGCATGGCAATGCTCTGTTGTCTCGTTATCCCATTTCCAATATGCGCATTGTGCCTCTTTTTAACTGTAAAGATAAAATGCGGGGAAAAGAAAAACGTTTGGGCTGTCAAAAGGGTTTGGTAGCCGATATTGAGTTTCCTCAGCAAACTGTTACCGTTGCCGTAGCTCATTTGGATGCTCATTCATCTCAAAAACAGCGCGCCGGACAGATGGAACTTATTCTTAAAACTTTGGAAAATAATCCCTATCCTGTTTTGGTAGGGGGAGATCTAAATACCAGTACTTACGATTCGAGCCATGCATTTTATGCCTTTTGCGGTTTTTGGGATAAAGTGTTTCGGGGTGTTCGTTATATTATTGAAGATCACTATCCTTATCCTGATCGCTTTTACGAAAAGCCCCTCTTTGATGTGTTTACTGGATTGGGTTACGACTATAAAAATTTTAATGCCTTGGGAGTAGGGACGCTTCATTATACTGTAGATCATATCGATAAAAACAAGCTCATTCAGGAAGTGGTGCCAGGATGGTGCCGGCGTATTATGGAGGAGACATTACGTCGTAATGGAGGTAAGGTGTCTCTTAAGCTTGATTGGTTTGCGGCAAAGGGTTTGAAAATTGCTCCTGTGGGAGTGGAAGGGGCCGAGCCTCCCATGGTGATTGGAGGACTTAAAGCGGGGGGTGAATTTTTATCGGATCATGATCCTATTGTTGTGGATATAAGGTTGTAA
- a CDS encoding LysM peptidoglycan-binding domain-containing M23 family metallopeptidase, with the protein MKKIITTFLVLSLFLLNACAEFADIWGANPNTAAKEKPAHVRKTAGDRKKGMVYVVEKDETMQTIAQKYNMTPAVLAEKNNMAEDEVLYEGQRIYIPTKKQLAKNIEEAGGVAAEEEKPKFMWPIDFNVSSGFGPRRGRNHDGVDIPAPTGTPVKASRDGSVLFQGKLSGYGNLIIVKHSGNYFTAYAHLSVIKVKKDQKVKQGDLIGNVGHTGRAKTPHLHFEIRYKTQSTNPLLYLPKK; encoded by the coding sequence ATGAAAAAAATCATTACGACCTTTTTAGTGTTAAGCCTTTTTCTTCTAAATGCCTGTGCCGAATTTGCCGATATTTGGGGTGCTAATCCTAATACAGCGGCCAAGGAAAAACCGGCGCATGTGCGTAAAACAGCAGGCGATCGTAAAAAAGGAATGGTGTATGTTGTAGAAAAAGACGAAACCATGCAAACGATTGCCCAAAAATACAACATGACGCCGGCAGTTTTGGCCGAAAAAAATAATATGGCCGAAGATGAAGTTTTGTATGAGGGGCAACGCATTTATATTCCTACCAAAAAACAATTGGCTAAAAATATTGAAGAGGCCGGCGGTGTTGCAGCAGAAGAAGAAAAGCCCAAGTTCATGTGGCCTATTGATTTTAACGTGAGTTCAGGGTTTGGCCCACGGCGTGGGCGTAATCACGACGGAGTTGATATTCCGGCGCCTACTGGAACTCCTGTAAAAGCGTCACGTGATGGCTCGGTTTTATTTCAGGGTAAATTGTCTGGTTATGGTAACCTCATTATAGTAAAACACTCCGGAAATTATTTTACAGCCTATGCTCACTTGAGTGTTATTAAAGTTAAGAAAGATCAAAAAGTAAAGCAGGGAGATTTAATTGGTAATGTAGGGCATACAGGCCGTGCTAAAACACCTCATTTGCATTTTGAAATACGTTACAAAACACAATCAACGAACCCTTTGTTGTATTTGCCTAAGAAATGA
- a CDS encoding zinc dependent phospholipase C family protein, whose amino-acid sequence MFLIFTFILLVTSLLLPSLAYAWGPACHLEYASKALELSAAFTPLLRHLIEKYKDHFLYGSVAADITLGKNARGYLYNCHNWQVPMQIFEKAPLDSQKAFMLGFMGHLAADTVAHNLFVPFKLIRSYNSKMMGHVYWEVKMDLSVPDIYWKMFRTFAEGDFSQDDALLEGHLKRTLFSFKTNKKIFNGLLMLQQMTQYKSTITTLAHNSGWQIKSTDIEQYKTLAINTMINFFKHFEKSYALQADPTGKARMVYARDIIDNLRDHTKNGVLTEPQKETLLDHIKINMQQGLYTPIELPVVQNYL is encoded by the coding sequence ATGTTTTTAATTTTTACCTTCATTTTACTTGTAACATCTCTTTTACTACCGTCACTCGCTTACGCCTGGGGCCCGGCCTGCCACTTGGAATATGCCTCCAAAGCATTAGAATTAAGCGCAGCTTTTACTCCTTTGCTGCGTCATCTAATTGAAAAATACAAAGACCATTTTTTATATGGCTCGGTAGCTGCCGATATAACCTTGGGCAAAAATGCGCGCGGATATTTGTATAACTGCCACAACTGGCAAGTACCCATGCAAATTTTTGAAAAAGCTCCGCTCGATAGCCAAAAAGCATTCATGCTTGGCTTTATGGGGCACTTAGCAGCCGATACCGTAGCTCATAATTTATTTGTACCCTTTAAACTCATCCGTTCTTACAACTCTAAAATGATGGGCCATGTATACTGGGAAGTTAAAATGGATCTCTCCGTGCCCGATATTTACTGGAAAATGTTTCGCACGTTTGCCGAAGGCGATTTTTCGCAAGACGATGCTCTTTTAGAAGGCCATTTAAAACGCACCCTCTTTTCATTTAAAACAAATAAAAAAATCTTTAATGGGCTGCTCATGCTTCAGCAAATGACTCAATACAAAAGCACCATTACTACTTTGGCCCACAATTCTGGCTGGCAAATTAAAAGTACCGATATTGAACAATATAAAACACTGGCTATTAATACGATGATCAATTTTTTTAAACATTTTGAAAAGTCTTACGCCTTACAAGCCGACCCTACTGGCAAAGCCCGCATGGTGTATGCACGCGACATCATCGATAACTTGCGCGATCATACCAAAAACGGAGTTTTAACAGAGCCTCAAAAAGAAACTTTACTGGATCACATCAAAATTAACATGCAGCAAGGCCTATACACCCCCATCGAATTACCTGTGGTCCAAAATTATCTCTAA